One genomic segment of Gemmatimonadaceae bacterium includes these proteins:
- a CDS encoding HRDC domain-containing protein → MMRHQAIYLDTAQDTSRFLRSIAGVDQIAIDTEGASFHRFIDRIYLLQLSTRDRSAIIDPLPIGVPQELGTLLEDPNVEVVFHDADYDLRLLRQDYGWQVRKIFDTRVAAQLLGIRAFGLAALLEKYFAVKLDKKHQRADWSMRPLTPDMLEYAAQDTMHLLGLRDRLADQLVRVGRWEWAREEFARLEETRWDDEDDATGFLRLKGARDLNRRELAIVRELVAWRNDTARKADRATFRVLGNEPLFEIARTRPATREALASIKGMPRSLLERASTDLLEAVKRGIALPDAELPRFPKAIRWERDPEFDLRVSALRTARDAAALRLDMDPGVLCSRDRLEALARRNPATIDAMREIPELRRWQVEELGADFLAALAPHRKAAV, encoded by the coding sequence ATGATGCGGCATCAAGCGATCTACCTCGACACGGCGCAAGATACGTCGCGCTTCCTGCGCTCGATCGCGGGCGTCGACCAGATCGCTATCGATACCGAGGGAGCGAGCTTTCACCGCTTCATCGATCGAATCTACCTGTTACAACTCTCGACCCGGGATCGATCCGCTATAATCGACCCACTGCCCATCGGAGTGCCGCAGGAGTTAGGCACTCTGCTCGAGGACCCTAACGTCGAAGTCGTCTTTCACGACGCGGACTACGATCTGCGACTCCTGCGACAGGATTACGGATGGCAGGTGCGCAAGATTTTCGACACGCGAGTGGCCGCCCAACTCCTCGGCATTCGCGCGTTCGGACTCGCAGCGCTCCTTGAGAAATATTTCGCCGTCAAGCTCGATAAGAAGCATCAACGAGCTGATTGGTCGATGAGGCCACTCACGCCAGACATGCTCGAGTACGCCGCGCAGGACACGATGCATTTGCTCGGCCTGCGCGACCGGCTCGCCGATCAGCTGGTCCGCGTGGGACGCTGGGAGTGGGCGCGCGAGGAGTTTGCGCGCCTCGAGGAAACACGCTGGGACGACGAGGACGACGCCACCGGGTTCCTTCGCTTGAAGGGAGCACGCGATCTGAATCGGCGCGAGCTGGCGATCGTACGCGAGCTCGTCGCCTGGCGGAACGACACCGCGCGTAAGGCCGATCGTGCGACCTTTCGCGTTCTAGGAAACGAGCCGCTCTTCGAGATTGCGCGAACGAGGCCAGCCACTCGTGAGGCGCTGGCGTCAATCAAAGGCATGCCGCGGTCGCTGCTCGAGCGCGCATCGACGGATCTCCTCGAGGCGGTCAAGCGCGGTATCGCGCTGCCCGACGCCGAACTACCTCGCTTCCCGAAAGCGATCAGGTGGGAGCGCGACCCGGAGTTCGACTTACGTGTGTCGGCGTTGCGCACGGCCCGCGATGCCGCGGCCCTGCGGCTCGACATGGATCCCGGAGTGCTCTGTTCACGTGACCGGCTCGAGGCACTCGCTCGGCGAAATCCAGCGACGATCGACGCGATGCGGGAGATTCCAGAGCTGCGCCGATGGCAAGTAGAAGAGCTCGGGGCGGATTTCCTCGCCGCGTTGGCCCCGCATCGTAAAGCGGCAGTCTGA
- a CDS encoding AI-2E family transporter, producing MTEPIRKDERVEDQKLASPNAGPRAVVYGERRKRTMGWRTKDVLRTAALVIAMYVAVRMLWFASPLFLTAFLGILFGLAVSSGVDHLVRWRIPRGMGAALIVIAFLGLLVGFGAWVAPTIRAQSVELRRRLPESLDRLEAWANRHNGGLIGSILAPSSGSARRDSAQTAGGVTSAARATPASSETDTTSATPLRDRISKQMSGATRYLFPFLSSTLAALGGLLIILFLAIYIGADPDLYHRGLMQLFPGRTRARAGEVFSAMATVLRRWLVTQLIAMVVIGSVTTVVLLVMEVKAAFALGIIAGLLEFIPTVGPILSAVPAVAMGFLDSPEKALYVAMAFWAIQFAENHLLIPLLMKGGVDVPPALTILSQALMAMVFGFVGLMCAVPILAATLVAVKMLYVEGVVGENVPVTNEDPARDIAPA from the coding sequence ATGACCGAACCGATTCGAAAGGACGAGCGCGTCGAGGACCAGAAGCTGGCGTCGCCAAACGCCGGGCCAAGGGCTGTGGTCTATGGCGAGCGCCGTAAGCGCACGATGGGTTGGCGTACCAAAGACGTTCTCCGCACGGCAGCTCTCGTCATCGCGATGTACGTCGCCGTTCGAATGCTCTGGTTCGCGAGCCCGCTCTTTCTCACGGCCTTTCTCGGTATCCTGTTCGGACTTGCCGTTTCGAGCGGTGTCGATCACCTGGTGCGTTGGCGCATCCCTCGAGGCATGGGAGCCGCACTCATCGTCATCGCGTTCCTCGGGCTCCTGGTCGGCTTCGGCGCTTGGGTTGCGCCAACGATCCGCGCGCAATCGGTCGAGCTCAGGCGTCGTCTCCCTGAATCCCTCGATCGACTCGAAGCGTGGGCCAATCGGCACAATGGGGGATTGATCGGCAGCATCCTCGCACCCTCGAGCGGGTCGGCGCGGCGAGATTCGGCGCAGACGGCCGGAGGCGTCACATCAGCCGCGCGCGCTACGCCCGCTTCGTCGGAAACCGACACGACGAGCGCGACACCGCTGCGCGATCGTATCAGCAAGCAGATGAGCGGCGCCACTCGCTATCTGTTTCCTTTTTTGTCGTCGACGCTTGCCGCATTGGGCGGGCTCCTGATCATCCTCTTTCTCGCGATCTACATCGGAGCGGATCCAGATCTGTATCATCGCGGATTGATGCAGCTGTTTCCGGGACGCACGCGTGCTCGTGCGGGCGAGGTGTTCTCAGCGATGGCGACGGTCCTTCGACGCTGGCTCGTGACACAGCTCATCGCGATGGTCGTGATAGGATCCGTCACGACGGTCGTGTTGCTCGTGATGGAGGTGAAAGCCGCGTTCGCGCTCGGGATTATCGCGGGACTTCTCGAATTCATTCCAACCGTTGGTCCAATCCTGAGCGCCGTGCCCGCTGTCGCGATGGGGTTTCTCGATTCTCCGGAAAAGGCGCTCTACGTCGCGATGGCGTTCTGGGCAATTCAATTCGCAGAGAATCATCTTCTCATTCCCCTGTTGATGAAAGGCGGCGTCGACGTGCCGCCGGCGTTGACGATCCTCTCACAGGCGCTCATGGCAATGGTGTTCGGCTTCGTCGGCTTGATGTGCGCGGTGCCGATCCTCGCCGCGACGCTGGTCGCGGTAAAGATGCTGTACGTGGAGGGCGTGGTTGGCGAGAACGTGCCGGTCACGAACGAGGATCCGGCGAGAGACATCGCACCGGCCTAA
- a CDS encoding serine hydrolase, translating to MKAPRSVGMSAARLAKIDHVVMRGIQAGGYPGAAVVVGRKGAAVWQRGFGRLDWDDQSEAVSPTQSIYDLASLTKVVGTTTALMILYDQGKVHLDDPVSKYIPEFSGGEKDLVTLRLLLEHRSGLPAGRDLWRIAHSPEEARQAAIETPLVYHPDQYYEYSDLGADMLGFVVEAASGERLDQFLADHVWKPLGMENTYFKPADSLRDRIAPTEVNPPRGYPLRGEVHDENAFALGGIAGHAGLFSTASDLAVFAQMMLNGGEYGGTRIIADSTVTLFTTRAARTRALGWDTCAGDGSCGKYLSERAYGHTGFTGTSLWIDPDRDMFVILLTNRVHAARARRPAKVIADVRADLSDAAALAVLDYGDGMLEMPAKFRADRAIGWNRPERVARARHSRVHTSVSAGRIGAKSSSAKSSSAKSKSSSAKSKSSSAKSSKAKAKKSPARKPAAKHTTKKATHKA from the coding sequence GTGAAAGCCCCGCGTTCGGTCGGCATGTCGGCCGCTCGGCTGGCCAAGATCGACCACGTCGTTATGCGTGGCATTCAAGCGGGCGGCTACCCCGGCGCAGCCGTCGTCGTCGGGCGCAAAGGTGCCGCCGTTTGGCAGCGCGGCTTTGGCCGGCTCGACTGGGACGACCAGAGCGAGGCCGTCAGCCCAACCCAAAGCATCTACGACCTCGCGTCCCTCACCAAAGTCGTCGGTACGACCACCGCCCTGATGATTCTCTACGATCAGGGAAAAGTGCACCTGGACGATCCGGTCTCGAAGTACATCCCCGAATTCTCCGGGGGCGAAAAGGATCTCGTCACGCTGCGGCTTCTGCTGGAGCACCGTTCCGGGCTGCCTGCTGGTCGCGACCTCTGGCGCATAGCGCATAGCCCCGAGGAGGCTCGTCAGGCGGCGATCGAAACACCGCTCGTCTATCATCCGGATCAGTACTACGAGTATTCCGACCTCGGTGCCGACATGCTCGGCTTCGTCGTGGAAGCGGCTTCGGGCGAGCGACTCGACCAGTTCCTTGCCGATCATGTCTGGAAGCCGCTCGGCATGGAGAACACGTACTTCAAGCCGGCGGACTCGTTGCGTGACCGAATCGCGCCGACCGAGGTGAACCCGCCGCGGGGCTATCCACTTCGCGGCGAAGTGCACGACGAGAACGCGTTTGCACTCGGCGGTATCGCAGGCCATGCTGGTTTGTTCAGTACGGCGTCGGACCTCGCCGTGTTCGCTCAGATGATGCTCAACGGTGGTGAGTACGGTGGAACGAGGATCATCGCCGACTCGACAGTCACGCTCTTCACGACTCGCGCAGCGCGCACGCGAGCGCTCGGATGGGACACATGCGCGGGTGACGGAAGCTGCGGCAAGTATCTCAGCGAGCGCGCCTACGGGCACACCGGCTTTACCGGCACGTCGCTGTGGATCGATCCGGATCGCGACATGTTCGTCATTCTGCTCACGAACCGCGTTCACGCGGCTCGAGCGCGACGACCGGCCAAAGTGATTGCCGATGTCCGTGCCGACCTCTCAGACGCTGCAGCACTCGCCGTTCTGGACTACGGCGACGGCATGCTCGAGATGCCGGCGAAATTCCGAGCCGATCGCGCGATCGGCTGGAACAGACCGGAGCGCGTGGCTCGAGCACGGCACTCGCGCGTGCACACGTCGGTGAGCGCAGGACGCATCGGGGCGAAGTCGAGCAGCGCAAAGTCGAGCAGCGCGAAGTCCAAGTCTTCCAGCGCGAAGTCCAAGTCTTCCAGCGCGAAGTCGTCGAAGGCTAAGGCGAAGAAGAGCCCAGCCAGGAAGCCTGCCGCCAAGCACACGACGAAAAAGGCAACGCACAAGGCCTGA
- a CDS encoding metal-sulfur cluster assembly factor yields MSDEIEQDANSENTANDASNAAAPNEPGNAASPADVITSDIAKLALRKVKDPELGLNIVDLGLVYEISVDPSNNIHVDMTLTSPGCPAGPQIMTDVERVLQGLPGVGEVELNLVWSPYWTPERIEPRVRAYMGL; encoded by the coding sequence ATGAGCGACGAAATCGAGCAGGACGCGAATAGCGAGAATACGGCGAATGACGCGAGTAATGCGGCTGCGCCTAACGAGCCTGGAAATGCGGCGTCGCCGGCCGACGTCATCACATCAGACATCGCCAAGCTCGCGCTGCGCAAAGTGAAAGATCCGGAGCTCGGCCTGAACATCGTCGACCTCGGACTCGTCTACGAGATCAGCGTCGACCCGAGCAACAACATTCACGTCGACATGACGCTCACTTCGCCGGGGTGCCCCGCCGGTCCGCAGATCATGACGGACGTCGAGCGGGTGTTGCAGGGGCTGCCCGGCGTCGGCGAGGTCGAGCTCAATCTGGTTTGGTCGCCCTACTGGACGCCGGAGCGCATCGAGCCGCGCGTCAGGGCGTATATGGGCCTCTAG
- a CDS encoding BamA/TamA family outer membrane protein, protein MRPRNVHRILAVGFILIIATTARGQQSDDRAASAASPRVPKGWELSGVPALNFDADEGVGMGAALELYNYGPGVQPYRFTIQPTVLITSRGRRDMTVFFDAPTLLPHGWRVSAFAGSEEQRAQPYYGVGNATPYDPSLERPPNSYFYRFGRERLRASADFQHRVGKSSARLLLGGGFSGSTIDLTPYDSGTTLLAVQSNGQTPPPDRVNYLRAGLLWDSRDREIGPSRGTWAEALIQRVSKGLGATEDFTRWTTTVRQYVPLTSRVVFAERVVAQGTSGNVPFDELPTIQSSFKQGEGLGGSSSLRGIPKDRYIGKSLLLSNSELRWRAAEFALFGRQSFVALDAFADAGRVWADQFRVDRVLDDVHVGYGGGVRIGVGPSFIVATDVGHSNASTAAVYVGLGWMY, encoded by the coding sequence ATGCGCCCTCGAAATGTGCATCGCATCCTCGCCGTTGGCTTCATTCTGATCATCGCAACGACCGCTCGCGGTCAGCAGAGCGACGATCGCGCCGCGTCGGCGGCCTCCCCTCGGGTACCCAAGGGTTGGGAACTGTCCGGCGTTCCCGCGCTCAATTTCGACGCCGACGAAGGAGTCGGTATGGGTGCTGCGCTCGAGCTCTACAACTACGGCCCCGGCGTGCAGCCGTATCGGTTCACGATTCAGCCGACGGTGCTCATCACCAGCAGAGGGCGGCGCGACATGACCGTCTTCTTCGATGCGCCGACGCTCCTGCCGCACGGATGGCGTGTGAGTGCGTTCGCCGGAAGTGAAGAACAACGCGCTCAGCCGTACTACGGCGTGGGCAACGCGACGCCCTATGACCCAAGTCTGGAGCGGCCGCCGAACTCGTATTTCTACCGCTTCGGGCGCGAACGCCTCAGAGCCTCAGCGGACTTTCAACATCGCGTCGGCAAATCGTCAGCCCGTCTCCTTCTCGGCGGCGGCTTCTCAGGCTCTACGATCGATCTCACACCCTACGACTCGGGAACGACGCTGCTCGCGGTGCAATCGAACGGGCAAACCCCTCCGCCGGATCGCGTCAACTACCTGCGCGCCGGCCTGCTGTGGGACTCTCGAGACCGAGAGATCGGACCCAGCCGAGGCACGTGGGCCGAAGCACTCATCCAACGCGTGAGCAAAGGTCTGGGTGCCACCGAGGACTTCACGCGCTGGACGACTACCGTGCGCCAGTATGTGCCGCTTACGAGTCGCGTCGTCTTCGCGGAGCGTGTTGTTGCACAGGGCACATCCGGCAACGTGCCGTTCGATGAGTTGCCGACAATTCAATCTTCGTTCAAGCAGGGTGAAGGACTTGGAGGATCGAGCAGCCTCCGCGGAATTCCAAAGGATCGGTACATCGGTAAGTCACTCCTTCTCAGCAATTCGGAACTGCGCTGGCGGGCTGCCGAGTTCGCCCTGTTCGGCCGGCAGTCTTTCGTCGCGCTCGATGCGTTCGCCGATGCGGGCCGAGTGTGGGCCGATCAATTCCGCGTTGATCGGGTGCTCGACGACGTGCACGTCGGCTACGGCGGCGGAGTGCGAATTGGCGTCGGGCCGAGCTTCATCGTCGCCACGGACGTCGGCCACTCAAACGCATCGACCGCCGCGGTCTACGTCGGACTCGGCTGGATGTACTGA
- a CDS encoding DUF2156 domain-containing protein, with the protein MNSLVDAPVGGDPLELARELVMLHGWNATAYQIVNPGMSLWFSAMGDAVVGYVERRRTRVVAGSPVCAKHRLADVISEFERECAQGRRRVCYFGAEARLEELLRSHHRHAMVLLGAQPSWNPAHWPGIVASKSSLRAQVNRSRNKGIVVEPMSADEATGHPSLIRVLTEWLATRGLPPMHFLVEPDTLTRLFDRRIFVARSRSSEIVAFLVASPAPARGGWLVEQFVRGRHAPNGTVELLLDSAMRALAGEGYDYVTLGLAPLSRHGAGPTANPMWLRLLLRLVKAHGRRFYNFEGLDNFKAKFLPERWEPVYAIVNEPRFSPGALYAIAGAFSDGSPVSTIARALWRAARTESRWLRRRLLHS; encoded by the coding sequence ATGAATTCACTCGTCGACGCACCGGTTGGGGGAGATCCACTGGAACTGGCGCGTGAGCTCGTGATGCTCCACGGCTGGAATGCGACAGCCTATCAGATCGTGAACCCGGGGATGAGCCTCTGGTTCTCGGCGATGGGCGACGCCGTTGTCGGCTACGTGGAGCGCCGCCGGACGCGTGTGGTCGCCGGATCACCCGTGTGCGCGAAGCACCGACTGGCCGACGTCATCTCGGAGTTCGAGCGCGAATGCGCACAAGGCAGACGCCGCGTTTGTTACTTCGGCGCTGAAGCGCGCCTCGAAGAGCTGCTTCGATCACATCATAGACATGCGATGGTCTTGCTCGGTGCGCAGCCCTCATGGAATCCAGCTCACTGGCCGGGTATCGTCGCGAGCAAGTCGTCGCTTCGCGCACAAGTCAATCGCTCGCGCAACAAGGGCATCGTGGTGGAACCGATGTCGGCGGACGAAGCGACGGGTCATCCCTCGCTCATACGGGTGCTCACGGAGTGGCTCGCGACGCGTGGGTTGCCACCGATGCACTTTCTCGTCGAGCCGGATACGCTCACGAGGCTATTCGACCGCAGAATCTTCGTCGCGCGATCTCGGTCGAGCGAGATTGTCGCGTTTCTCGTTGCCTCGCCCGCACCGGCGCGCGGTGGATGGCTCGTCGAGCAGTTCGTCCGCGGACGCCACGCTCCGAACGGCACCGTCGAGCTGCTACTCGACTCTGCGATGCGGGCGCTTGCTGGCGAAGGTTACGACTACGTGACGCTCGGACTCGCGCCGCTCTCACGACACGGCGCGGGACCGACGGCAAATCCGATGTGGCTTCGACTACTGCTACGCTTGGTGAAGGCGCATGGACGTCGCTTCTACAATTTCGAGGGGCTCGACAACTTCAAAGCGAAGTTTCTGCCCGAGCGGTGGGAGCCGGTGTACGCGATCGTGAACGAGCCGCGCTTTTCGCCTGGCGCGTTGTACGCCATCGCCGGGGCATTCAGCGACGGCTCGCCCGTCTCGACGATCGCACGCGCGTTGTGGCGGGCGGCACGAACGGAGTCGCGGTGGCTTCGTCGCCGGTTGCTGCACTCTTGA